Genomic DNA from Chaetodon trifascialis isolate fChaTrf1 chromosome 19, fChaTrf1.hap1, whole genome shotgun sequence:
gaacacagttcTGCAAAGAAAGAATTATACACACCATAAATCACAATGAATGCCGATTTCAGTGAATACACCTCTGTATGATTTTACATCTGATAGAAATAGATTTAGTAAAATGTAAGTGTACTGAGGTAGACTGTTCAAGCTTTTctaaatttaaaatgcaaaatgtcaaaGGGTAAATTGTTCCCACTGACTTTAAGTGCCGACCACAGTTTCAGTACAGGGATTTGGTGCGGAGCAACTCACAGTATTAAAATACATGATAGTATTATGGCTGGAAGTCACTAACACAGAAAAGATACACAGCGGTTTATACTTTGCACAGCAGACTAGTACCGGACACAGGCGTATTCAGTGTGCTCATGCTCATGGACCCCCAGGTCAGAGCCAACAGGTAGAATAACCTCAGCGTAGATCACATCGTCTGCATTTGTGacctaaatacacacacacacacacacacacacacacacacacacacacacacacacacacacacacacacacacacacacacacacacacacacacacacataacactcATTAACTTTCCatggggaaaaaacagaaacgATTTTACTCTGTATGTTCTTTAATGAAAGTTGACTTACGTTGTTGATGCGGGTCGTGTAACAAgactcctcctgcagctggttTCCTATAATaaagatacagatacacacattcatattttacTATGCAGATGGGTGAAGTTATGTGGCCAAATGTGTCTAAGACCGATGAGAATATGCTAATAAATATCATGTTGggaacagtgaaaacagaactTGCGGTATATTGGCACATCTCTCGTAAGTGATTGCCTCAAAGACCACACAGTACAATTGTGCAAGGTGACCTGCGTGCATGTGGACACGCGTGTGGAAGGGACCGTACCAATGCATGGGCTAGTCTGTGTACAGGTATGTGACAATTTTCCATAGTAGTGATTTCAACAGACTTTCTATATGCTCAGGAAGTGTAAAAAAACGtacttgttcttcttctgttcttcaCAGCAAACGCCGCAACCAACGCTGACAAAACTACACATCCCACCACCCCCACAGCCACGACAACGGCATCATTGTTGCcacctgaaaatgaaaattattaGCATGTCGTAtggaaaataatgttttgtatGGTGAAAACAGTTCTCCAAGTGCATGTCGGACATAGAAGGAATAgtctgagagttagatgaaaagactCTGGGGTCTACCACTGAAGGCCTACCTCGattttcaggttcaggttctAGTTCTACGATgaatcctcttcctctccctttgaGAGCTACAAAGAAAATAGCATTCGTGATTATTACGTCTTTGCGTTCATCATCTGGGAGTCAACTGGTTAGAATCAGCCATACAGACCTGGAACTCTGACCCACAACTCCACTGAAGTCTGCACTTGTCCATCCACAATCGCCTGGCATCTAAACTTCTTGTTGTCAGGACTCGGAAAAGTGATAGTCAGAGTTACATCACAAGCAGATTCCCGTTTTATCTGATGCTGTGAGTCCTCTTGTATCCCGGCGCCGGCTTCATCCACCCACGTCAGGCTGacctgctgtggctgtgcattGCAGTGTCCCAGCTCTACATAGGAGAGGAGAATACACTGCAGCGACACCGTTTTGCCAGGCATGACGTTTAACTCTAGGGTGGCAGAAGGgcctgaaagaaagaaaaaatgatgttttctttatttacgTGCGTATGGCacatatttcttcttctcttctctgttcaGGTAAGGTAAATTCTGTATCAACTCACGCAGCAACTGAACAGAAACCTTGACAGTACTCACCGCTGCGAGGAGAGAGGACATCTGGCCTTTGTTGGCAGCGATGGCGTCCaacatcctctgctgtgagaTCTGTGAGTGTCAGGGTGCATTTTGAGTCCTCATCCTCTGATCTGGCTGTCTGGATCTCTCCATTACCGACTACGGCTATGTGATCACTTGTTTGGCTTGAGGTGAAGTGCCATATATGAAAGCACACTGAGTCTTCTTCACATGGAAATGTAATATCGTAGCCCCGTTCAAATATCAGACCATCTTCTCCTTTTACACCTGAAGAAAGAAGACATATGTTTGAGATTAGAAAACTAAGATCTCGGGACAAGACTGTGTTTCATTTACCTGCTCTGATCAaagacaacaacagcagcctcaTCACACTGTGAGTGGTTCCAGCCATCCTGTGTGCGCATCTGACAAGGAACACTGTTTTTACCCTTAATGTTGGTCAACAGAAATGTCGTTTCCTGCATTTGTCAACATCCTCAACCACCTCTGGAAAACCTGAAGAAAACCTGAGCAACTGCTAGTCTGAGTGCAAGAACACAACAGAATACAAACAATACAGCTGATGTAGGTCAGGGTTTAGTTTTAGACATTATCAGAAACTATAACtaaggtgaagaagaagaagggaaggaggatgaagaagaagaggaaaagggaggaaaagaaggagaagaggaggaggaagaggaggaggatctgTGTTTAGGATCTGTAAATCTCTTACACAAGATGTACAgtcttgtgtgtgagtgtcattGTGATTTTGTTGAGGGTTGCATTTCCATCGCAAACACCTCTCTGTATAAGCGGCTGTGTCAGTAATTCTAACAACGAAGAACAAATCTGTAGGTAAAACTCTAAGGAAAATATGAGATCAATTTTAGATTGATTTTCAGCGTTAGTTCTCCACCACTGACCCCAGTACAGCAGAGgtgaattgatttgtttgagGTGGTCTCAATCTGTAAATACTGAGTACATAATGAAAACTATCGACTTGGAAGAGTACAGCAAGTGTTTCTTTCTATTTGGATGAACTGGTTGACCCTGTTGTTGCATTTACCACTGGCCATCAGCAGATGTCGCTTTGGttcagttattaaaatcctgaTGTGAGAAGCGACACTGAAGGTTGCTTTCGACTCTTTCTGCTCCACTGTATTTGTCAAATAAATAGTTTATGGTACAGTGATTTCATCTGTGTGGTTCACTAACATATCTTTCCTCTTCAGCAC
This window encodes:
- the LOC139348116 gene encoding uncharacterized protein; protein product: MAGTTHSVMRLLLLSLIRAGVKGEDGLIFERGYDITFPCEEDSVCFHIWHFTSSQTSDHIAVVGNGEIQTARSEDEDSKCTLTLTDLTAEDVGRHRCQQRPDVLSPRSGPSATLELNVMPGKTVSLQCILLSYVELGHCNAQPQQVSLTWVDEAGAGIQEDSQHQIKRESACDVTLTITFPSPDNKKFRCQAIVDGQVQTSVELWVRVPALKGRGRGFIVELEPEPENRGRPSVVDPRV